One stretch of Streptomyces sp. NBC_01142 DNA includes these proteins:
- a CDS encoding acyl-CoA dehydrogenase family protein, with protein MDFTPTEEQTAARELAAQIFGDLSTHERLAAAGTGSDAELWKALCAAGLVGAAEDIGLLGLVLVLEEQGRTTAQVPLAATCVYGLLAVAAHGTDEQRARLLPVLRDGRAVATGAFPAQGGVRASAPGRLTGSVPYVPWLRDATHVLVPDADRALWLVRTTDAEVAEVETTAPWAAGRLVLSQTPGERIGGPGAYESVLALGRTAFAGLQAGVCTGSLARAVEYTSTREQFGRPLSTNQGVLIRAADAYMDTEAIRVTAYEAAWRYDEGLPHATQVLTAAWWASEAGKRVVHAGQHLHGGTGADLDHPVHRHFLWGRQLDAYLGCGSELLAELGQLLAREPSCESR; from the coding sequence ATGGACTTCACGCCCACGGAGGAGCAGACGGCTGCGCGGGAGCTGGCGGCGCAGATATTCGGCGACCTCTCCACCCACGAGCGCCTCGCCGCGGCGGGGACGGGCAGTGACGCCGAGCTGTGGAAGGCGTTGTGTGCGGCGGGGCTTGTCGGGGCCGCCGAGGACATAGGCCTGCTCGGTCTGGTGCTGGTGCTGGAGGAACAGGGGCGGACCACCGCGCAGGTGCCGCTCGCGGCCACCTGTGTATACGGACTGCTGGCGGTGGCCGCGCACGGCACCGACGAGCAGCGGGCCCGGCTGCTGCCGGTGCTCCGCGACGGCAGGGCGGTGGCGACCGGCGCGTTCCCTGCCCAGGGTGGTGTACGAGCCTCCGCTCCGGGGCGGCTGACCGGATCGGTGCCGTACGTCCCCTGGCTGCGGGACGCCACGCATGTGCTGGTCCCCGACGCCGACCGTGCGCTGTGGCTCGTACGGACCACCGATGCGGAGGTGGCGGAGGTGGAGACCACCGCGCCCTGGGCGGCCGGGCGGCTCGTCCTGTCCCAGACCCCGGGCGAACGGATCGGCGGGCCCGGTGCGTACGAGTCCGTACTGGCTCTGGGCCGTACCGCCTTCGCGGGGCTGCAGGCCGGGGTGTGCACGGGCTCGCTCGCCCGGGCCGTGGAGTACACCTCGACCCGCGAGCAGTTCGGGCGTCCCCTCTCCACCAACCAGGGCGTGCTGATCCGCGCCGCCGACGCATACATGGATACCGAGGCGATACGGGTCACGGCCTATGAAGCGGCCTGGCGGTACGACGAAGGGCTGCCGCACGCCACCCAGGTGCTCACCGCCGCCTGGTGGGCCTCCGAGGCCGGAAAGCGCGTCGTCCATGCCGGGCAGCATTTGCACGGCGGGACGGGCGCCGACCTGGACCACCCTGTCCACCGCCACTTCCTGTGGGGGCGCCAGCTGGACGCCTACCTCGGATGCGGTTCAGAACTCCTCGCTGAACTCGGCCAGTTACTCGCAAGGGAGCCCTCGTGTGAAAGCCGGTGA
- a CDS encoding SigE family RNA polymerase sigma factor, which produces MTTPVCTSASKPAAPVPSYAPQTRSATYSSFSSYVRARGPVLLRTARSLTANPSDAEDLLQTALTKTYVAWERIEDHRALDGYVRRALLNTRTSQWRKRKVDEFACDELPEREAVPETDPAEQQVLHDAMWRAVMKLPDRQRAMVVLRYYEDLSEAQTAEVLGVSIGTVKSAVSRALGKLREDPELSPVR; this is translated from the coding sequence ATGACCACGCCAGTCTGCACAAGCGCTTCCAAGCCCGCCGCGCCGGTGCCGTCGTACGCGCCCCAGACGCGCAGTGCGACCTACTCGTCGTTCTCCTCGTACGTACGGGCGCGGGGGCCCGTACTGCTGCGTACCGCCCGCTCGCTCACCGCGAACCCGAGCGATGCCGAGGACCTGCTGCAGACCGCGCTCACCAAGACCTACGTCGCGTGGGAGCGGATCGAGGACCACCGGGCGCTCGACGGCTATGTCCGCCGCGCACTGCTGAACACCCGCACCTCACAGTGGCGCAAGCGCAAGGTGGACGAGTTCGCCTGCGACGAGCTGCCCGAGCGGGAGGCCGTGCCCGAGACCGACCCGGCCGAACAGCAGGTTCTGCACGACGCCATGTGGCGCGCCGTGATGAAGCTGCCGGACCGGCAGCGGGCGATGGTCGTCCTTCGCTACTACGAGGATCTGAGCGAGGCCCAGACGGCCGAGGTGCTCGGCGTCTCGATCGGCACGGTCAAGAGCGCGGTATCGCGGGCGCTCGGCAAGCTCCGCGAGGACCCGGAGCTTTCGCCGGTCCGCTGA
- a CDS encoding acyl-CoA dehydrogenase family protein: protein MHLAPTERQQQLRAELRSYFRDVMPDGPPHADDGTEQRRLLRRIGADGMLGLGWPVAYGGQGRGPDEQFVFFDEAYRAGAPVSMVTLNTVGPTLMKYGTEEQKSFFLPRILSGELVFAIGYSEPEAGTDLASLRTRAARERTADGDFWAVDGQKIFTSNGQNADWIWLACRTDPEAPKHKGISIILVPTDVPGFAWTPIQTVGGLTTTSTYYDGIRVPAANLVGEENGGWGLITNQLNHERVALAAIGMQAEDFYEAALQRARTPDPVAGERRIDESWVQFRVAEVHARLAATRLLSWRLVGDVGAGGPAPGDASGVKFAGTESAVEVYRMCQEITGEAGLIRAGSPGSVDIGVLGDGELERMNRAAQINTFGGGVSEVQREIVATMRLGMKRGKR, encoded by the coding sequence GTGCACCTCGCCCCGACGGAGCGGCAGCAGCAGCTGCGCGCCGAACTTCGTTCGTACTTCCGTGATGTGATGCCGGACGGTCCACCGCACGCCGACGACGGTACCGAGCAGCGCCGGCTGCTGCGGCGGATCGGTGCGGACGGGATGCTCGGCCTCGGCTGGCCTGTCGCATACGGGGGCCAGGGGCGTGGTCCCGATGAGCAGTTCGTCTTCTTCGACGAGGCGTACCGGGCCGGAGCGCCCGTCTCCATGGTGACGCTGAACACCGTCGGCCCGACGTTGATGAAGTACGGGACCGAGGAGCAGAAGTCGTTCTTCCTGCCGCGCATTCTCAGCGGGGAGCTCGTCTTCGCCATCGGCTACAGCGAGCCGGAAGCCGGGACCGACCTCGCCTCGCTGCGTACGAGGGCCGCGCGGGAGCGAACTGCCGACGGCGACTTCTGGGCCGTCGACGGGCAGAAGATCTTCACCAGCAACGGCCAGAACGCGGACTGGATCTGGCTCGCCTGCCGTACGGATCCCGAGGCGCCCAAGCACAAGGGCATCTCGATCATCCTCGTGCCGACGGATGTGCCCGGCTTCGCGTGGACGCCCATCCAGACGGTGGGCGGGCTGACGACGACATCGACGTACTACGACGGGATACGGGTGCCCGCCGCGAATCTGGTCGGCGAGGAGAACGGCGGCTGGGGGCTGATCACCAACCAGCTCAACCATGAGCGGGTGGCGCTGGCGGCGATCGGAATGCAGGCCGAGGACTTCTACGAGGCGGCGCTTCAGCGGGCTCGTACACCCGATCCAGTGGCTGGCGAGCGCCGGATTGACGAGTCGTGGGTGCAGTTCAGGGTGGCCGAAGTACATGCCCGGTTGGCGGCAACGCGCCTGCTCAGCTGGCGTTTGGTGGGGGATGTGGGGGCGGGTGGACCGGCGCCCGGGGATGCGAGCGGCGTGAAATTCGCGGGAACCGAATCCGCTGTCGAGGTGTATCGAATGTGCCAGGAAATCACGGGGGAAGCGGGCCTGATCCGGGCAGGTTCGCCCGGCTCGGTCGACATCGGCGTTCTGGGGGACGGGGAGCTGGAGCGGATGAACAGGGCGGCGCAGATCAACACCTTCGGGGGCGGGGTGAGCGAGGTGCAGCGGGAGATCGTCGCGACGATGCGGCTCGGCATGAAGAGGGGGAAGAGGTGA
- a CDS encoding methyltransferase domain-containing protein, producing the protein MSAALRQTFAAELDPQFDRGWVDAFAAVPRHVFVPRYYAQSDDRSWRSVTLGDPGYMETIYSNQALTTQLDEHGIPTSSSSEPALMLEMLDALDAHQGDTVFELGTGTGYNTALLSHRLGDDNVTSIDVDPSLVEAAAFRLEKAGYRPFVTTGDGARGWPQRSPYTRIIATAALRAVPAPFLDQAAPGAIIVAPIGYGVLRATITAPGHATGRFLPTPAHFMPRRTPGAAPAFDAVRSVEPTDTKVAPTDVLDRLRFPLSIALPGHSSCSWRDDDGELTAVGLWTEDGSTATAHVSGSVRQIGPRRLWDVVEDLAIFENVPHRDDFHMTITPSRQTVWYNAPDGPSWELPGGDGP; encoded by the coding sequence GTGTCGGCCGCGCTGCGGCAAACGTTCGCCGCGGAACTCGACCCACAGTTCGACAGAGGGTGGGTAGACGCGTTCGCGGCCGTCCCCCGGCACGTATTCGTCCCCCGCTACTACGCCCAGTCTGACGACAGGTCGTGGCGGAGTGTCACCTTGGGTGACCCGGGCTACATGGAAACGATCTACTCGAACCAGGCACTGACCACCCAGCTTGACGAACACGGCATCCCCACCAGTTCGTCAAGCGAACCCGCCCTCATGCTGGAAATGCTCGACGCCCTCGACGCTCACCAAGGCGACACGGTGTTCGAACTCGGGACGGGCACCGGCTACAACACGGCGCTGCTCTCGCACCGGCTCGGCGACGACAACGTGACAAGTATCGATGTCGACCCGAGCCTCGTGGAAGCTGCGGCCTTCCGGCTGGAAAAGGCCGGGTACCGCCCCTTCGTGACGACCGGCGACGGCGCCCGCGGCTGGCCGCAGCGCTCCCCCTACACCCGGATCATCGCCACCGCCGCGCTGCGTGCCGTGCCGGCCCCATTCCTCGACCAGGCCGCACCTGGCGCGATCATCGTCGCCCCCATCGGGTACGGCGTACTACGTGCCACCATCACCGCCCCCGGCCACGCCACGGGCAGGTTCCTGCCGACACCCGCGCACTTCATGCCTCGCCGGACGCCCGGCGCTGCCCCTGCGTTCGACGCGGTGCGTAGCGTGGAACCAACGGATACCAAGGTGGCGCCAACCGACGTCCTCGACCGCCTGCGCTTTCCCCTGTCGATCGCCTTGCCCGGCCACAGCTCGTGCTCGTGGCGGGACGATGACGGCGAACTCACGGCCGTTGGCCTGTGGACCGAGGACGGCTCAACAGCAACCGCCCACGTCTCCGGCTCCGTCCGCCAGATCGGGCCACGGCGCCTGTGGGATGTCGTGGAAGACCTTGCCATCTTCGAGAACGTGCCGCATCGCGATGACTTCCACATGACCATCACGCCCAGTCGGCAAACCGTCTGGTACAACGCGCCCGACGGGCCTTCATGGGAACTGCCCGGAGGAGACGGCCCATGA
- a CDS encoding amidohydrolase family protein produces MGNQDGTELPKVISVDDHVIEPAHLFETWLPAKYRDKGPKPFTAGIGELEYIGGKYRFTTDPDGQVTDWWEYEGENFPYKRIIAAVGFSRDEMTLDGITREQMRRGCWDPTARLADMDLNHVEASLCFPTFPRFCGQTFAEAKDKEVGLACVRAYNDWMVEEWCGDSGGRLIPLCLIPLWDIDLAVAEIRRNAARGVRAVTFSEIPTHLGLPSIHSGYWDPFFAACEETGTVVNMHIGSSSQMPAASPDAPPAVQASLSFNNAMASMMDFLFSGVLVKFPRLKLAYSEGQMGWIPYALERADDVWEEHRAWGGVKDLIPEPPSTYYYRQIFCCFFRDKHGIASIDTVGVDNATFETDYPHVDSTWPHTKKVAAEHMAGLPEDVIYKIMRGNAIRMLQLPLDRDRKGDRHQDRKGGQDGNGDRGRGHDRGHDVGRDRTVRG; encoded by the coding sequence ATGGGCAATCAGGACGGCACGGAACTCCCCAAGGTCATCAGCGTGGACGACCATGTGATCGAGCCCGCGCATCTCTTCGAGACCTGGCTTCCCGCCAAGTACCGCGACAAGGGGCCGAAGCCCTTCACCGCCGGCATCGGGGAGTTGGAGTACATCGGCGGGAAGTACCGCTTCACCACCGACCCGGACGGTCAGGTCACCGACTGGTGGGAGTACGAGGGGGAAAACTTCCCGTACAAGCGGATCATTGCCGCCGTCGGCTTCTCGCGCGACGAGATGACGCTCGACGGCATCACCCGGGAGCAGATGAGACGCGGATGCTGGGACCCGACGGCACGGCTCGCGGACATGGATCTCAACCACGTCGAGGCGTCACTGTGCTTCCCGACGTTCCCGCGCTTCTGCGGGCAGACCTTCGCGGAGGCCAAGGACAAGGAGGTCGGCCTCGCCTGCGTACGCGCGTACAACGACTGGATGGTGGAGGAGTGGTGCGGTGACAGCGGCGGGCGGCTGATTCCCCTGTGCCTCATCCCGCTCTGGGACATCGACCTCGCAGTCGCCGAGATCAGGCGCAACGCCGCCCGTGGTGTGCGGGCGGTGACTTTCAGCGAGATCCCGACCCATCTGGGGCTGCCGTCGATCCACTCCGGCTACTGGGACCCCTTCTTCGCCGCGTGCGAGGAGACCGGCACGGTGGTGAACATGCACATCGGGTCGTCGTCGCAGATGCCCGCCGCCTCGCCGGACGCGCCACCGGCCGTGCAGGCGTCGCTGTCCTTCAACAACGCCATGGCCTCGATGATGGACTTCCTCTTCAGCGGGGTTCTGGTGAAGTTCCCGCGGCTCAAGCTGGCGTACAGCGAGGGCCAGATGGGGTGGATTCCGTACGCCCTGGAGCGCGCCGACGACGTGTGGGAGGAGCACCGCGCCTGGGGCGGCGTCAAGGATCTGATCCCCGAGCCCCCGTCGACGTACTACTACCGGCAGATCTTCTGCTGCTTCTTCCGCGACAAACACGGCATCGCCTCGATCGACACCGTGGGCGTCGACAACGCGACCTTCGAGACCGACTATCCGCATGTCGACTCGACATGGCCGCACACGAAGAAGGTGGCTGCCGAGCACATGGCCGGGCTGCCCGAGGACGTGATCTACAAGATCATGCGCGGGAACGCCATCCGTATGCTGCAACTGCCGCTGGACCGGGACAGGAAAGGCGACCGGCACCAGGACCGAAAAGGCGGCCAGGACGGGAATGGCGACCGCGGCCGGGGCCACGACCGGGGTCACGACGTGGGCCGCGACCGGACGGTACGCGGCTAG
- a CDS encoding lipid-transfer protein, with product MSIHHRDSLGGRAAVAGIGATEFSKDSGRSELKLAVEAVHTALDDAGLSPADVDGLVTFTMDTSPEITVAQAAGIGELSFFSRVHYGGGAACATVQQAALAVASGIAEVVVCYRAFNERSGRRFGSGVQHREPSAEGAALGWSLPFGLLTPASWVAMAAQRYLHTYGLTPEAFGPVAVTDRRHAANNPAAYFYEKPITLADHAASRWIVEPLRLLDCCQETDGAQAIVVTSVERARDLPHPPAVIVAAAQGAGRNQEAMTSFYRDDLTGLPEMSVVARQLWRTSGLAPGDIDVGILYDHFTPFVLMQLEEFGFCKPGEAAEFVAADSLPLNTHGGQLGEAYLHGMNGIAEAVRQLRGTSVNQIPGAARALVTAGTGVPTSGLILGADC from the coding sequence ATGAGCATCCATCACCGCGACTCACTCGGCGGCAGGGCGGCCGTCGCCGGGATCGGGGCCACCGAGTTCTCCAAGGACTCCGGGCGCAGCGAGCTCAAGCTGGCCGTCGAGGCGGTGCATACCGCCCTCGACGACGCGGGGCTCTCCCCCGCCGACGTCGACGGCCTGGTTACCTTCACGATGGACACCAGCCCCGAGATCACGGTCGCCCAGGCGGCCGGTATCGGCGAGCTGTCGTTCTTCTCCCGTGTCCACTACGGCGGTGGTGCGGCCTGCGCCACCGTGCAGCAGGCCGCCCTCGCCGTCGCGTCGGGCATCGCCGAAGTCGTCGTCTGCTACCGGGCGTTCAATGAGCGTTCCGGACGGCGTTTCGGCTCCGGTGTGCAGCACCGGGAGCCGTCCGCCGAGGGCGCGGCGCTCGGCTGGAGCCTGCCCTTCGGGCTGCTTACCCCCGCATCCTGGGTCGCCATGGCCGCCCAGCGCTATCTCCACACATACGGGCTCACGCCCGAGGCGTTCGGGCCCGTCGCCGTCACCGACCGCCGTCATGCGGCGAACAACCCCGCGGCGTACTTCTACGAGAAGCCGATCACCCTCGCCGACCATGCCGCATCGCGCTGGATCGTGGAGCCGCTGCGTCTTCTCGACTGCTGTCAGGAGACCGACGGCGCCCAGGCGATCGTGGTCACCTCCGTCGAGCGGGCCCGGGATCTGCCGCATCCGCCCGCGGTGATCGTCGCCGCGGCGCAGGGGGCCGGCCGCAACCAGGAGGCGATGACCAGCTTCTACCGCGACGACCTCACCGGCCTGCCCGAGATGAGCGTGGTCGCCCGGCAGCTCTGGCGGACTTCCGGGCTTGCGCCCGGTGATATCGATGTGGGCATTCTTTACGACCATTTCACGCCATTTGTGCTGATGCAGCTGGAGGAGTTCGGGTTCTGCAAGCCGGGTGAGGCGGCGGAGTTCGTGGCGGCGGACTCCCTCCCGCTGAACACCCATGGAGGGCAGCTCGGAGAGGCGTATCTGCACGGGATGAACGGCATCGCGGAGGCGGTGAGACAGTTGCGCGGCACCTCGGTGAACCAGATACCGGGCGCGGCCCGCGCCCTGGTCACGGCGGGCACCGGAGTTCCCACATCCGGGCTGATCCTGGGCGCGGACTGCTGA
- a CDS encoding MaoC family dehydratase, which yields MKAGDALPPLTIPITRTLIVAGAVVSRDYQDVHHDTELARERGSPDIFMNILTTNGLVGRYITDCIGERAVLRKVAIRLGAPNYPGDTMVLSGTVTSVEGATAEVRVVGANGIGNHVTGTVTVILPEAGA from the coding sequence GTGAAAGCCGGTGACGCACTGCCGCCGCTCACCATCCCCATCACCCGCACCCTGATCGTCGCCGGAGCCGTCGTCTCCCGCGACTACCAGGACGTGCACCATGACACGGAGCTCGCCAGGGAAAGGGGCTCCCCGGACATCTTCATGAACATTCTGACGACCAACGGACTGGTCGGGCGGTACATCACCGACTGCATCGGAGAGCGTGCCGTGCTGCGCAAGGTAGCCATCCGCCTCGGGGCGCCCAACTATCCGGGAGACACCATGGTGTTGAGCGGCACGGTGACCTCCGTCGAGGGCGCCACAGCCGAAGTGAGGGTCGTCGGAGCCAATGGCATCGGTAACCACGTCACCGGCACGGTGACCGTGATCCTCCCGGAGGCCGGCGCATGA
- a CDS encoding DoxX family membrane protein, giving the protein METMWLDGAEWMAVLRIGLGLWWLESWRHKDKKTWFAGGGITWAAGIADKHRWSLVRSGFDRVVKPRPRVMAYIVAYAELALGLGLIVGFLTPVALAGGLVLSLIYLVLMIHDWAEQGQNLMMALISGVALFAMSWQNWSLDSALGLFL; this is encoded by the coding sequence ATGGAGACGATGTGGCTCGACGGGGCCGAATGGATGGCCGTGCTCCGGATCGGCCTGGGCCTGTGGTGGCTGGAAAGCTGGCGGCACAAGGACAAGAAGACCTGGTTCGCGGGCGGCGGCATCACCTGGGCGGCCGGCATAGCCGACAAGCACCGGTGGTCCTTGGTGCGGAGCGGCTTCGACCGGGTGGTGAAGCCCCGCCCACGGGTGATGGCGTACATCGTCGCCTACGCGGAGCTGGCTCTCGGCCTCGGTCTCATCGTCGGCTTCCTGACGCCGGTCGCCCTCGCCGGCGGCCTGGTGCTCAGCCTGATCTATCTCGTCCTGATGATCCATGACTGGGCGGAGCAGGGTCAGAACCTGATGATGGCGCTGATCTCCGGGGTCGCGCTGTTCGCGATGAGCTGGCAGAACTGGTCGCTGGACAGCGCGCTGGGCCTCTTCCTCTAG
- a CDS encoding N-acetylmuramoyl-L-alanine amidase codes for MASPLSATAFRDAIKREGVSVVEVGSWPTHNRNHKGAWGPLHGVMIHHTVSEGTAHSVALCRSGYTKLPGPLCHGVIDKTGTVHLVGFGRANHAGSGDDDVLDAVIAERSPLPVDNELNADGNRSFYGFECINLGDNADPWPEAQVEAIARTAAGICRAHGWGAHSVIGHSEWQTGKVDPRGPIGHKGGPALTMDKIRARVAQLLDDDTAPAPGKPTPGKPPAKVVALSQLIAAARHDSVQAGTPVSYAGARIVEDALAAEGLLARKYVDGHYGTQTKAAYAAWQRRCGYSGAAADGIPGRASLDALAKRHGFGVAA; via the coding sequence ATGGCATCCCCCCTGTCCGCAACCGCGTTCCGCGACGCCATCAAGCGCGAAGGCGTGAGCGTCGTCGAGGTCGGTTCCTGGCCTACCCACAACCGCAACCACAAGGGCGCATGGGGCCCGCTGCACGGCGTGATGATCCACCACACCGTGAGCGAGGGCACCGCGCACAGCGTCGCTCTGTGCCGCAGCGGATACACCAAGTTGCCCGGCCCTCTGTGCCATGGCGTCATCGACAAGACCGGCACCGTGCACCTCGTCGGTTTCGGCCGCGCCAACCACGCCGGAAGCGGCGACGACGACGTACTCGACGCCGTCATCGCCGAGCGGTCCCCGCTCCCCGTCGACAACGAACTCAACGCCGACGGCAACCGGTCGTTCTACGGGTTCGAGTGCATCAACCTGGGCGACAACGCCGACCCGTGGCCCGAGGCTCAGGTCGAGGCCATCGCCCGCACCGCCGCCGGCATCTGCCGCGCGCACGGGTGGGGCGCCCATTCCGTGATCGGACACTCGGAATGGCAGACCGGCAAGGTCGACCCCCGCGGCCCGATCGGCCACAAGGGCGGGCCCGCCCTCACCATGGACAAGATCAGGGCACGCGTCGCCCAGCTCCTCGACGACGACACCGCGCCGGCGCCGGGCAAGCCGACGCCGGGCAAGCCGCCGGCGAAGGTCGTCGCCCTCTCCCAGCTGATCGCCGCCGCCCGCCACGACTCGGTTCAGGCCGGTACCCCCGTTTCGTACGCGGGCGCGCGCATCGTCGAGGACGCCCTCGCCGCCGAGGGACTGCTCGCCCGGAAGTACGTCGATGGCCACTACGGCACGCAGACCAAGGCGGCGTACGCCGCGTGGCAGCGCCGATGCGGTTACTCCGGGGCCGCCGCCGACGGCATCCCGGGCCGCGCCTCGCTGGACGCCCTTGCCAAACGGCACGGGTTCGGCGTCGCCGCCTGA
- the tgmB gene encoding ATP-grasp ribosomal peptide maturase, producing the protein MTSAARPVLIVAEQLDAAADMVVDQLNQRDIPVIRFDAAVFPQQLTLTAGHGSTELGWTGVLDDGHRTARLEDVRAVYWRRPGRSAIADTVPEPYATWAQNQADAALLNLLAALPGVRWINNPHHDRIAAHKPQQLTTATHCGLRVPRSLITNDPKAAQAFAKQIDAPIICKPILGGRLPVEEGRSLMVATHYVNAKEFDDSIRTTAHYFQEAIDKAYEVRLVAVGDQVFGGTLHTTSERARTDWRTDYKHIEYGTTSVPDHIIYGVRRFLAYYGIVFGSFDFAVTPDDEWVFFENNPAGTWAWVENRTGLPIAAAHADYLQGDTE; encoded by the coding sequence ATGACAAGCGCCGCCCGCCCTGTGCTCATCGTCGCTGAACAGCTCGATGCGGCTGCCGACATGGTCGTCGACCAGCTGAACCAGCGCGACATTCCCGTCATACGGTTCGACGCCGCCGTGTTCCCCCAACAACTCACGCTCACAGCCGGCCACGGGTCGACCGAGCTGGGATGGACCGGGGTACTGGACGACGGGCACCGGACGGCGCGGCTTGAAGACGTCCGGGCCGTCTACTGGAGGCGGCCCGGACGCTCCGCCATCGCCGACACCGTCCCCGAGCCATATGCGACGTGGGCCCAGAACCAGGCTGACGCCGCCCTACTCAACCTGTTAGCAGCCCTCCCGGGTGTCCGATGGATCAACAACCCTCATCACGACCGGATCGCCGCCCACAAGCCCCAGCAGCTCACCACCGCAACGCACTGCGGACTGAGGGTGCCACGCAGCCTCATCACGAACGACCCCAAGGCCGCCCAAGCATTCGCAAAGCAGATCGACGCCCCGATCATCTGCAAGCCCATCCTCGGCGGGCGCCTCCCTGTCGAAGAAGGTCGCTCCCTGATGGTGGCCACGCACTACGTCAATGCCAAGGAGTTCGACGACAGCATCCGCACCACCGCCCACTACTTCCAGGAAGCCATCGACAAGGCATACGAGGTACGCCTCGTAGCCGTGGGCGATCAGGTGTTCGGCGGCACCCTGCACACCACGTCGGAACGCGCGCGTACCGACTGGCGCACGGACTACAAACACATCGAGTACGGCACCACGTCCGTTCCCGACCACATCATCTACGGCGTACGGCGCTTCCTGGCTTACTACGGGATCGTGTTCGGGTCGTTCGACTTCGCCGTGACTCCTGATGACGAGTGGGTGTTCTTCGAGAACAACCCCGCCGGCACATGGGCATGGGTGGAGAACCGAACCGGCCTGCCGATCGCCGCTGCCCATGCCGACTACCTGCAAGGAGACACCGAATGA
- a CDS encoding bifunctional MaoC family dehydratase N-terminal/OB-fold nucleic acid binding domain-containing protein, with protein sequence MTDGTEVSDELYVRLKAYEGRATATSVVGKDLVNEAMIRHWCEVMGDANPAYGGPDAIAPPAMLQAWTMGGLSGHTDRTVVHDELFGLLDGAGFTSVVATDCEQDYLRPLRPGDRITFDAAIESVSERKTTKLGTGYFVTTRMDVRANGEPAGTHRFRILKYAPAARPKRPGKRPRPVINRDNAGFWDAVAEHRLLIQRCGGCEALRFPWLPGCSACGSPEWDTVEASGAGSVYSYVVMHHPPFPAFDPPYAVGLIELAEGVRMVSNVVGVPYDKVRIGMPVQLEFLRVDEELELPVFRASEGGAG encoded by the coding sequence GTGACTGACGGGACTGAGGTGTCCGACGAGTTGTACGTACGGCTGAAGGCGTACGAGGGGAGGGCAACTGCCACCTCAGTCGTCGGCAAGGATCTGGTCAACGAGGCGATGATCAGGCACTGGTGCGAGGTGATGGGGGATGCCAACCCCGCGTACGGCGGGCCGGACGCCATAGCTCCGCCGGCCATGCTGCAGGCGTGGACGATGGGCGGTCTTTCGGGGCACACGGACCGGACCGTGGTGCACGACGAACTGTTCGGGCTGCTCGACGGGGCGGGATTCACCTCGGTGGTTGCGACCGACTGCGAGCAGGACTATCTGCGGCCGCTTCGGCCTGGGGACCGGATCACGTTCGACGCGGCCATCGAGTCGGTGTCGGAGCGGAAGACCACCAAGCTGGGGACGGGCTACTTCGTCACCACGCGGATGGACGTCCGGGCGAACGGGGAGCCGGCGGGCACACACCGCTTCAGGATCCTCAAGTACGCGCCGGCCGCGCGGCCGAAGCGCCCGGGCAAGCGGCCGCGCCCGGTGATCAACCGGGACAACGCCGGGTTCTGGGACGCAGTGGCCGAGCACCGGCTGCTGATCCAGCGCTGCGGGGGATGCGAGGCGCTGCGCTTCCCCTGGTTGCCTGGGTGCAGTGCGTGCGGGTCCCCCGAGTGGGACACGGTCGAGGCGAGCGGCGCGGGGAGCGTGTACTCGTACGTCGTGATGCACCACCCGCCTTTCCCTGCCTTTGACCCGCCCTATGCGGTGGGCCTGATCGAGCTGGCGGAGGGCGTGCGGATGGTCAGCAATGTGGTCGGGGTGCCGTACGACAAGGTGCGGATCGGGATGCCTGTGCAGCTTGAATTTCTCCGGGTGGACGAGGAATTGGAGCTTCCTGTCTTCCGGGCCTCGGAGGGGGGTGCGGGCTGA